In one Nerophis ophidion isolate RoL-2023_Sa unplaced genomic scaffold, RoL_Noph_v1.0 HiC_scaffold_35, whole genome shotgun sequence genomic region, the following are encoded:
- the LOC133546641 gene encoding oocyte zinc finger protein XlCOF6.1-like: MQTEEPQPSHIKKEEEYLQISHFKKEEENPLIPQFKEEAVDPQSPHIKEEEEDPLTPHNKEEEEEHSINQQGEHLEGLEEVDVTKMPVTGVPVKSEDDEVKGESEERGGGEPPSSSSTQHMTTEADGDHCGGSQADKLLAPLSDSEDTTSHSPDTDDEDSKDDKTCHTDNTHFTSSLCHKTFKYHCSLKRHMRTHTGEKPFSCSICGKDFTQRPDLKVHMRTHTGEKPFSCSTCGKGFAHSNKLKRHMKIHTGEKPFSCSTCGKGFTVGHSLKEHMRTHTGEKPFSCSECGKGFVQSPLLKVHMRTHTGEKPFVCSICGKGFTESRWLKVHMRTHTGEKPFSCSICGKGFTENWCLKVHTRTHTGEKSHSCSICNRSFCEGSNLLVHMRRHPGEKVLSCSVCGERLSSKYQCKKHKCAGENSSSK, from the coding sequence atgcagacggaggagccacagccctcccacattaagaaggaagaggaataccttcAGAtctcccattttaaaaaggaagaggaaaacCCACTAATCCCCCAGTTTAAAGAGGAAGCGGTAGATCCACAGAGTCcacacattaaggaggaagaggaggacccactgacccctcacaataaagaggaagaggaagaacacagcatcaatcagcagggagagcatcttgaaggactggaggaggttgatgtcaccaagatgccagtgactggtgtccctgtgaagagtgaagatgatgaggtgaaaggtgaaagtgaggagaggggagggggggagcctccaagcagcagctcaacacaacacatgacaacagaagctgatggagaccactgtggaggatcacaagcagacaagctcttagctccactatcagatagtgaggacacaacgtcacactctcctgacactgatgatgaagactctaaagatgataagacatgtcacactgacaacactcacttcacatcttctctctgtcacaaaacttttaaataccattgtagtctgaaaagacacatgagaacacacactggagaaaaacctttttcatgttcaatctgcggtaaagattttactcagaggccagatttgaaagtacacatgagaacacacactggtgaaaaacctttttcctgttcaacctgtggtaaaggttttgcacacagtaacaaattgaaaagacacatgaaaatacacactggtgaaaaacctttttcctgttcaacctgtggtaaaggttttacagtagGTCAtagtttgaaagaacacatgagaacacacactggtgaaaaacctttttcttgctcagaatgtggtaaaggttttgtacaaagtccccttttaaaagtacacatgagaacacacactggtgaaaaaccttttgtctgttcaatctgtggtaaaggttttacagaaagtcgatggttaaaagtgcacatgagaacacacactggtgaaaaaccgttttcctgttcaatctgtggtaaaggttttacagaaaactggtgtttgaaagtacacactagaacccacactggagagaaatcccattcctgttcaatctgtaacagaagcttttgtgaaggATCAAACCTtttagtacacatgagaagacacccaggagagaaagtgttgagttgcagtgtgtgtggtgaaagattgtcttctaagtaccagtgtaagaaacacaagtgtgctggtgagaacagcagcagcaaatga